Proteins encoded by one window of Fusarium graminearum PH-1 chromosome 1, whole genome shotgun sequence:
- a CDS encoding plasma membrane iron permease yields MLELFSVPVFVVVFRETLETAIIVSVLLAFLKQTLDGSHRDANLYKTLRTQVWAGTATGFAVCAIASGIIIGTFYILGSDTWADHEYYYEGVFSLISAIIITIMGGALLRVGKMEDKWRAKLSKAIEEPVVAGHGKRAWLINLFEKYAMFVLPCITVLREGIEGIVFVAGVSFSAPASAVPLPVILGLTLGALVGYALYRGGSSAKLQYFLVASTCLLYLVAAGLFSRAIWLFEQQQWNKVVGGDAAELGDGPGSYDIDRSIWHVNLTTQCCNPQLNGGGGWAILNAVVGWNNSATYGSVLAYNLYWVFVIAQFTAMAYKEDHGHWPLVKAKEVHARTD; encoded by the exons ATGCTCGAATTGTTTTCGGTCCCCGTGTTTGTCGTTGTCTTTCGAGAGACTCTCGAGACTGCCATcattgtctctgtcttgctGGCTTTTCTCAAGCAGACCCTTGATGGCTCACATCGCGATGCCAACCTTTATAAAACCCTGCGCACACAG GTCTGGGCTGGAACTGCGACTGGCTTCGCTGTCTGCGCCATTGCCTCTGGTATCATCATTGGTACATTCTACATCCTAGGCAGCGATACCTGGGCAGACCATGAGTACTACTATGAAGGCGTGTTTTCGCTCATttccgccatcatcatcaccataATGGGCGGCGCTTTGCTGCGCGTCggaaagatggaggataaGTGGCGAGCCAAGCTATCCAAGGCGATTGAGGAGCCCGTCGTAGCTGGTCACGGAAAAAGGGCCTGGCTGATCAACTTGTTTGAGAAGTATGCCATGTTTGTATTGCCTTGTATCACTGTTCTTCGCGAGGGTATTGAAGGCATCGTTTTCGTTGCGGGCGTGTCATTCTCTGCGCCCGCTTCAGCTGTACCTTTGCCCGTCATTTTGGGTTTGACACTGGGCGCTCTCGTTGGATATGCTCTCTACCG GGGTGGTTCATCTGCAAAGCTGCAGTATTTCCTCGTCGCTTCGACCTGTCTTTTGTACCTTGTCGCGGCAGGCTTGTTCTCCCGTGCCATTTGGCTTtttgagcagcagcagtggaaCAAGGTTGTCGGTGGCGATGCCGCGGAACTCGGGGATGGTCCTGGATCGTACGATATTGACCGTAGTATCTGGCACGTCAAC CTGACAACCCAGTGCTGCAACCCCCAACTCAACGGCGGAGGAGGCTGGGCTATCCTGAATGCTGTTGTCGGATGGAACAATTCCGCCACATATGGATCTGTTCTCGCATACAACTTGTACTGGGTGTTTGTCATTGCACAGTTTACTGCAATGGCATACAAGGAGGATCATGGCCATTGGcctcttgtcaaggccaaggaagTGCACGCCAGGACAGACTAG
- a CDS encoding high-affinity methionine permease, giving the protein MSNDDLKGLEPEANKTNYVGSGTGSDTEEGRLQHAADAKRQIGVLSASMLIFNRVIGTGIFATPGSILALLGSPGLALIIWVVGSLIAAAGTAVYLEWGTGIPKNGGEKNYLEFIYRKPKFLVTGIYASYILLMGWASGNSVVFGEYILHAANKEVDRWNQRAIGLACITTAFLIHGCALKWGLRLQNALGFIKLAIVFIMIICGFVALGGHLKIDEKPDNLSRAFEGTTGSAYGVVTALYNVIWSFVGYSNANYALSETRNPVRTLKIAAPTAIISVSVIYILVNIAYFAAVPKAEIIASERLVAASLFRNVMGPAAERAMSVFVALSAFGNVLSVIFSQGRLVQELGREGILPFSRLWASNRPFNAPLAGLFEHWVICVIVILAPPPGDAYNFILNLISYPLAIVNTFVAGGLVHLYLHREKYNWNAPIKATLPVTVFFLLSNMYLVIAPFIAPDDPSQNQYKSMPYYIHCVVGIGILVAGAFYWLVWAVILPKIGGYKLVRETHVDEIDGWESNRFRRVPLN; this is encoded by the exons atgagTAACGACgatctcaagggtcttgaacccgaagccaacaagaccaactATGTTGGCTCTGGCACTGGCTCTGACACAGAAGAGG GTCGTCTTCAGCATGCTGCCGACGCCAAGCGCCAGATTGGTGTTCTGAGCGCATCTatgctcatcttcaaccgAGTCATCGGTACCGGTATCTTTGCGACTCCTGGCTCcatccttgcccttcttggaaGTCCCGGTCTGGCCCTCATCATTTGGGTCGTTGGTTCCCTCATCGCCGCTGCTGGTACTGCCGTCTACCTCGAATGGGGAACCGGTATCCCCAAGAACGGTGGTGAGAAGAACTACCTCGAGTTCATCTACCGCAAGCCCAAGTTCCTCGTCACCGGCATCTACGCTTCCTACATTCTGCTCATGGGTTGGGCATCCGGTAACTCTGTCGTCTTTGGCGAGTACATCCTCCACGCCGCCAACAAGGAGGTCGACCGATGGAACCAGCGTGCTATTGGTCTGGCTTGCATCACGACTGCTTTCCTCATCCACGGCTGCGCTCTCAAGTGGGGTCTTCGCCTCCAGAACgcccttggcttcatcaagctggccatcgtcttcatcatgatcatcTGCGGTTTCGTCGCTCTCGGCGGTCacctcaagatcgatgagAAGCCCGACAACCTGAGCCGCGCTTTCGAGGGTACCACTGGCAGCGCCTACGGTGTTGTCACTGCTCTGTACAACGTAATTTGGAGTTTCGTCGGTTACAGCAACGCCAACTATGCTCTCAGCGAGACTCGCAACCCTGTGCGCACTCTCAAGATCGCCGCTCCTACCGCCATCATTTCGGTCTCCGTTATTtacatcctcgtcaacatcgCTTACTTCGCCGCTGTTcccaaggccgagatcaTTGCCTCTGAGcgtcttgtcgctgcttctctcttccGCAACGTCATGGGTCCTGCTGCCGAGCGCGCCAtgtctgtctttgtcgcCCTTTCTGCTTTCGGCAACGTCTTGAGTGTTATCTTCTCTCAGGGTCGCCTTGTTCAGGAGCTTGGTCGCGAGGGTATTCTGCCTTTCTCCCGTCTCTGGGCTAGCAACCGACCTTTCAACGCTCCTTTGGCCGGTCTCTTCGAGCACTGGGTCATTTGCGTTATCGTCATCCTTGCTCCTCCCCCTGGCGATGCTTacaacttcatcctcaacctcatctcCTACCCTCTCGCCATTGTCAACACTTTTGTCGCTGGTGGTCTCGTCCACCTATACCTCCACCGCGAGAAGTACAACTGGAACGCCCCTATCAAGGCTACTCTGCCTGTtaccgtcttcttccttctcagcaacaTGTACCTTGTGATTGCTCCTTTCATCGCTCCCGATGACCCCAGCCAGAACCAGTACAAGAGCATGCCTTACTACATCCACTGTGTTGTCGGTATTGGTATCCTTGTCGCTGGTGCTTTCTACTGGCTTGTCTGGGCCGTCATTCTTCCCAAGATTGGTGGCTACAAGCTTGTTCGCGAGACtcatgttgatgagatcgaTGGATGGGAGTCCAACCGCTTCCGTCGCGTTCCTCTTAATTAG